A section of the Paramisgurnus dabryanus chromosome 4, PD_genome_1.1, whole genome shotgun sequence genome encodes:
- the pcdh18a gene encoding protocadherin-18a isoform X1, whose product MDTSKGTFCCATFLKLAVLVVLARHASAKTLKYQVYEEQRVGTVITRLRDDVADDLSKLPSSVSLRFRAMQRGSASLLSVRDQDGEISIRTKIDREKLCEKNLNCTIEFDVLTLPTEHLQLFHIEVEILDINDNAPQFARPVIPIEISETAAVGTRIPLDSATDPDVGENSLNTYSLTSSDFFKIEILTRTDGAKYAELVVLKELDREMRASYELQLTASDRGVPPKFGSTLLKISIADSNDNNPVFEKPSYVINLLENSPVGTLLLDLNATDPDEGTNGKIIYSFSSHVSPKILETFRINSDTGHLTLTRKVDFETTNSYDIDVQAQDMGPNSMPAHCKVIIKVVDVNDNKPDISINMMSTGNEEIAYISETAPVDTFVALVRVDDLDSGLNGEVECRLHGQGHFRLHKTYEKNYMILTNVTLDREKRSEYSLTVIAEDKGSPSLSTMKHFTVQVQDENDNAPRFEKTRYEISKAENNPPGEFLSSVRASDPDLGPNGQVSYSIVESVVHGSSISTYVTIDPSNGDIYALRTFDREDVSQISFLVQARDTGSPPLLSNVTVALTVLDQNDNRPVIMMPQLWNHTADVPISKYAEAGDMVTIVGAIDRDSGANGDLSCSFIGGNDGGYFNIDAKTCEIRTNVSMQEVPVDHVELTIQVQDHGAEPLSTRALLRVSLYENIENHMNPHLTGGGTEDNPLDISMIIIISLGAICGILLIIMVAFALRCSREKKDTRSYNCRVAESTYQQHPKKPSRQIHKGDITLVPTINGTLPIRAHHRSPTSSPGPERAHMGSRQSQHSRQSLNSLVTISSNHIPESFALELSHATPPVEQVSQLLSMLHQGQYQPRPSFRGNKYSRSYRYALQDMDKFSLKDSGRGDSDAGDSDCEMGRDSPIDRLLGDGFGDLFHTDGHHRLHPAVMKLCTEECRVLGHSDQCWMPSQASSDYRVNMYIPGEESKPQVIEDDQQSIDSAKRSFSTFGKDHEDEYGSSLLTEMNNVFQRLLPPSYTEVRETDESAALPSSSVAMEIRKGFLPGKASGSTGPAYPQGVAAWAANTHFQNPGGAVTSGHGSTNHAASQAHLKWLPAMEEIPENYEEDDLESVLSQRQGKRNDTRHEVVDASELVAEINKLLLDVRQS is encoded by the exons ATGGATACAAGCAAGGGCACGTTCTGTTGTGCCACTTTTCTCAAACTTGCTGTGCTTGTGGTACTGGCGCGTCACGCCTCGGCTAAAACCTTGAAATACCAGGTGTACGAAGAGCAGAGGGTCGGTACAGTGATTACGAGACTCAGAGATGATGTTGCTGATGATTTATCGAAACTTCCGAGTTCAGTATCGTTACGCTTCAGAGCCATGCAGCGAGGCAGCGCATCTCTGCTCTCCGTGCGCGACCAGGACGGTGAGATCAGCATCAGGACCAAAATAGACCGCGAGAAACTGTGCGAGAAGAACCTCAACTGCACTATCGAATTTGACGTTCTCACCCTCCCCACTGAACACCTACAGCTGTTTCACATTGAAGTGGAAATTTTGGACATTAACGACAATGCGCCACAGTTTGCGCGCCCCGTCATTCCCATAGAGATATCAGAGACCGCAGCCGTGGGGACGCGCATTCCCCTTGACAGCGCCACCGATCCAGACGTCGGGGAAAACTCTTTAAACACGTACTCTCTGACCTCGTCTGACTTCTTTAAGATTGAGATCCTAACCAGAACCGATGGCGCGAAGTACGCGGAGCTCGTAGTGCTTAAAGAATTGGACAGGGAGATGCGAGCGAGCTATGAACTCCAACTCACTGCCTCAGACAGGGGCGTTCCCCCAAAATTCGGATCAACGCTTCTCAAAATAAGCATAGCTGACTCGAATGACAACAATCCGGTATTTGAAAAGCCATCTTATGTGATCAATTTGCTTGAAAATTCACCTGTTGGCACTCTGCTCCTTGATTTAAATGCCACTGACCCAGATGAAGGGACCAATGGAAAAATCATATACTCTTTTAGCAGCCACGTCTCCCCCAAAATCTTAGAGACATTTAGAATTAATTCTGATACCGGTCACTTAACTCTAACAAGGAAAGTGGACTTTGAAACCACAAATTCATATGACATAGATGTTCAAGCTCAGGATATGGGCCCTAACTCTATGCCTGCGCACTGTAAGGTCATAATCAAAGTGGTGGATGTGAATGACAACAAACCAGACATCAGTATCAACATGATGTCTACAGGCAACGAAGAAATAGCTTATATATCAGAGACGGCTCCTGTAGATACATTTGTGGCTCTGGTGAGGGTAGATGACCTGGACTCTGGGTTGAACGGTGAGGTGGAGTGTCGACTTCACGGCCAGGGTCATTTCAGGTTGCATAAGACATATGAGAAGAACTACATGATCCTCACTAACGTCACCTTGGACAGAGAGAAGAGGTCAGAGTACAGTTTGACAGTTATTGCAGAAGACAAAGGCTCTCCAAGTCTATCTACCATGAAACACTTCACCGTGCAGGTTCAGGATGAAAACGACAACGCACCaagatttgagaagaccagatATGAGATTTCAAAGGCGGAGAACAACCCGCCCGGAGAATTTCTGTCCTCTGTGCGGGCCTCGGATCCAGACCTGGGCCCAAATGGCCAAGTGAGCTACTCCATAGTTGAAAGCGTGGTCCATGGTAGTTCCATCTCCACTTATGTCACCATTGACCCCTCCAACGGAGACATCTATGCATTGCGTACTTTTGATCGGGAAGACGTAAGTCAGATCTCCTTTCTGGTCCAGGCCCGGGATACCGGAAGCCCTCCGCTTCTTAGCAATGTGACTGTAGCGTTGACCGTGTTGGACCAGAACGATAACAGGCCGGTCATTATGATGCCACAACTGTGGAACCACACAGCTGACGTTCCAATTTCTAAATATGCAGAGGCTGGCGACATGGTGACGATCGTCGGGGCGATAGACCGCGACTCCGGTGCCAACGGTGACCTTTCGTGTTCCTTCATAGGGGGCAACGATGGAGGTTACTTCAACATAGACGCTAAAACATGTGAAATTCGCACTAACGTCAGCATGCAGGAGGTTCCAGTGGACCATGTGGAACTGACCATACAAGTACAGGATCATGGAGCAGAACCGCTCAGCACCAGAGCCCTGCTGAGGGTTTCCCTTTATGAAAACATTGAGAACCACATGAACCCCCATCTGACAGGTGGTGGGACAGAAGACAACCCTCTGGATATTTCCATGATCATCATCATCTCACTTGGCGCAATCTGTGGCATCCTGCTGATCATCATGGTGGCCTTTGCCCTCCGCTGCTCACGGGAAAAGAAGGACACTCGCTCTTACAACTGCAGGGTGGCTGAGTCCACATACCAACAGCACCCTAAAAAGCCCTCACGACAGATTCACAAAGGCGACATCACCCTGGTACCCACCATCAATGGGACACTCCCAATACGGGCGCACCATCGCTCGCCCACTTCCTCGCCCGGACCCGAACGGGCCCACATGGGCAGTCGACAGAGCCAGCACAGCCGCCAATCGCTGAACAGCTTGGTCACTATCTCCTCCAATCACATTCCTGAGAGCTTCGCCCTGGAACTTTCACATGCCACGCCCCCCGTGGAG CAAGTCTCACAGCTCCTTTCAATGCTCCATCAGGGTCAGTATCAGCCGCGGCCAAGCTTCAGAGGGAACAAATACTCTCGCAGCTACAG GTACGCCCTCCAGGACATGGATAAGTTCAGTTTGAAAGATAGCGGGCGTGGCGACAGTGATGCGGGCGACAGCGACTGCGAGATGGGCCGCGATTCGCCCATCGACCGGTTGCTAGGCGACGGCTTCGGAGACCTCTTCCACACCGATGGACACCACCGTCTCCACCCTG CAGTAATGAAATTGTGTACAgaggagtgtcgtgtgttgggTCACTCTGACCAGTGCTGGATGCCCTCCCAGGCGTCTTCAGATTACCGCGTTAACATGTACATCCCCGGAGAGGAGAGCAAGCCTCAAGTCATAGAGGACGACCAGCAGTCCATCGACTCGGCCAAGAGGAGCTTTTCGACTTTCGGTAAAGACCACGAGGACGAATACGGCAGCTCTCTGCTGACGGAAATGAACAACGTCTTCCAACGTCTCCTACCACCTTCTTACACCGAGGTCAGAGAGACTGACGAATCCGCTGCTCTGCCCTCTTCCTCCGTTGCCATGGAGATAAGAAAGGGCTTTCTGCCGGGTAAGGCGTCGGGTTCTACTGGCCCCGCCTACCCGCAGGGCGTGGCCGCCTGGGCGGCCAATACACACTTTCAGAATCCCGGCGGCGCTGTGACGAGCGGACACGGCTCGACCAATCACGCGGCATCGCAGGCGCATTTAAAATGGCTGCCGGCGATGGAGGAGATTCCGGAGAACTACGAAGAGGACGACTTGGAGAGCGTGCTCAGTCAGCGGCAGGGAAAACGCAATGACACGAGACACGAAGTTGTCGACGCTAGCGAACTGGTTGCCGAAATTAACAAACTACTTCTGGACGTACGCCAGAGctga